agTAAAAAGAGTAAGAGCTGGGCAGATATTTGCTGCAAAGTGAAAAGAGAAACAAGCTGCATTACTAAATGAgcttgaaaaaagtaaaaaaacttttaaaaaaagaagttgaaaaaaaagagaaaatccAAGTAATAGAGTTGTCTCCATCACTTGGATTTTCTAATTGGGTAATTTACCTTTTAATGAAACCTAAAGCTACTCCTCCAGTTGTATCTGTTCCTCCTGAACCGATAAAAAAACCTGTTCAGCCTGAAAGAGATTCCTGGAGTGTTTGTTAAGCTCTTCTCATCATTAGATATTGTTGGATATCTTGTACATTTTCTGGGCcattatcaattacataaactagctcatttttttacatttctgtgTCAACTTGCCTgagaaatttttgatatatatctCCTCGAGGACTTGAAACTCATCAGCTGACAGCTCATTATCAATAATTGCGCGAAATAACCCTCCTTAAATAGAAAAAGCTGCTTCTGCAGCTAATGTAAATAACATGTGGAAGCGTTTGCTGCtgctgttatattttttttcatgaaaccAAGCAATGCAGAGATAACTCCACATAAAGCACCAGTTGCAGCTAGTGCAATGCTTACAAAAGCAGCAACAACAATAACAGCAATAGAGCCTGCAACAACTCCTGATAAAAGTCCAACTTCATCACAAGTGGTAGCAGCAATAGATAAacgttttgaaatttttttacgtttCATGCTTTTATCGCGAAAGTTGTCTGAAATAGTTATAATACGCTATAAAGCCTGGGCCACCTTGCTATACCATACGTTTCAAAGCAATCTCTAAATAGATTGACGTCATTAACGGAATCGTTAATGTGTATGTAACAGTTAAGTTGCTAGTCCAGTAAACTGTAAGTGTTTGagacattttgtattttattacaaatatataccTTTAACAGGTAAGAGCATAATAAATTGCAATATCTCTCGCCGCAAGAAGAGCTCCTCTCTACGGTTGTTAGTATCAATATAAACATTAGTTGGCTGTTTTGTCTCTGGTGATTTTGTTTCTGTTGGTTTTGTTTCTGTTGGTTTTATTTCTGTTGGTTTTGggtctatttttttaacttcttttaagcTTGTAAGACCAAAATCTGTTGCAGTAAACATGAAATCTATAATTAAATTGCATTTAGTAAACATGAAATCTATAAATACATTGTACAATAAAGCAAAAGTGCTTAAACTCCGCAATATGTCGTAGCTAAtgatacaacaaaatttaaaatatttctataagTAATACTGTTAGATGGTTCAACCCAAGCCTGAGGTGGATGCATTACTTCCGGATATAAATAagtaagaaatatatttctgtaTGCTATGCGAAATGAAAAGTTAGCGTTAACATATATCGCAGGAGTTTCTAGATCAGCAAATGTTATTTGACAACGTGATACACCTTTTATTGGTATAGGTGGTTTGTCAGTTTGTTTAACATCTTATATTGATAAAACCATGTTTGGTAAAGACTCTACAGGTTCATACTTAAAGTTTAGATTAAACTCTGGAGTTGGGTAGTAATGCTTGCCTTCGCTAAGTTATGACCCATTTGAACCTGCTACAAGTATGTTTGTTAAAACTAGATAGCCTTTGTATTTGCCCGGTTCACcatttatattaatactaaaatgCTCAAGTGTATCCTATCCACCACCTGTAGTAGTATCAACTGCCATTTTTATGACGTTTATTTCTAacactttatttctttttgctaTTATATCTATTAGTTAATCGTATGATTATGGCTGTTGTTCGTATTATTATGGCAATTAGTCGTATGATTATGGCTGTTGTTCGTATTATTATGGCAATTAGTCGTATGATTATGGCTGTTGTTCGTATTATTATGGCAATTAGTCGTATGATTATGGCTGTTGTTCGTATTATTATGGCAATTAGTCGTATGATTATGGCTGTTGTTCGTATTATTATGGCAATTAGTCGTATGATTATGGCTGTTGTTCGTATTATTATGGCAATTAGTCGTATGATTATGGCTGTTGTTCGTATTATTATGGCAATTAGTCGTATGATTATGGCTGTTGTTCGTATTATTATGGCAATTAGTCGTATGATTATGGCTGTTGTTCGTATTATTATGGCAATTAGTCGTATGATTATGGCTGTTGTTCGTATTATTATGGCAATTAGTCGTATGATTATGGCTGTTGTTCGTATTATTATGGCAATTAGTCGTATGATTATAGAAAAGGATCTATACATTTTGAGCAACAAAtccaacaattttatatataataaaaatctaatataaaatatataataaaattttttatataaatttataaaatatataacaaaatttttatatataataaaaatctaatataaaatgttCCCTATAATATAAATTGCGTTTGCAAATTTTGAAGCAAGTTATTTTAAAGAGTTTGCAAGATGGTTGAGAAAGTCCTAATTTTTTTCTGGTCCATCTCCTTTATCACAATCTCCTCCGTCTCCACCATCCCCACCTTTGCCTGGACCATCTTTGTCTGGATCACCTTTATCAGGCTTACCACCGctagtaaaacttttaaaaagtttcatgaAGAACAACTCCAACAGCTATTATTACAGCAAATAGTGTTATCCCCTGTTAATGAAAAACAAGTTCAATTCTTTTCCGTGTAAGTTTTTCATCataatataatgttttaacTAGCCGTCGAATTTCTTTTATCTgactttttgatttaattttaagacTTTCAATTCTAACACTTATTTCTCTAATTTCTTTAATagcttaatttattattataaatttatgacggttaaatttttcaagttcaatatcACCTTGTTCTCTATCTTTTATTgactttattttatcatttgttcTTTTTACAGTAAATTGAGCTACACGCTCTTTACTCTTTTCTTCAACAATAAGATCAGTTTTACTTTGAATCTCTTTTTTTATGTCactaattttgacttttggAAAAATATTGCTAGCTGTAGTTACAATTATATCTAAAGCTTTAGATAATTAAGCTCCTCTATCTGTGGTAAAACTATCAAAAGAAGTTCATTAATTTGATCAAGAAGTTCATTAATTGTGTTAATATGCTCAGCAGATATTTTTGgggatttaaaaaatctactATCCCTTAATCTTTAAGCATATACTGCCTTATATTACTATCATTCAAAGCTCTGGATTTTATTCCACtattttttaggttaattttataaattttatttgtcattggTGCTGTACTTTCAAAAACACTTTcgtctttaaattaaaaaaatttgactctAATCCTTTTcatatctattttaaaatagatataaaaaggATTAGAGtcaaattttacttattttctttactcgcaattattttaaacatcaagtgttttaattatttttaattatatttctagATCAACATctctaacagaaatattttgtttattaaaagcacaatccaatttttatatttcacttcttaaaaatgaaatttttgctCCTGGCTCAGATGGTATTTCAGGTAATTTTATTTCCACTTCTGGTAAAGCCTCGCTTGGATCAATATCAATTAATGATGGTTCTGCAGTTCCATCAGGAAATAAAGGATCAATTTCGCCTGGATTAATAGCTTCTGCCATTTTGCAGAGAACAATATATTAGGTAGTGATCTCACCtctaaatacaacaaaaatgaGTTCATCTCATCAATCAAGTTATGGTACTTTGTTAGACCCTCGACATAACCTTACTACAGTGTATGGTGTCCGAGgtgaaaaacaaattattactgttattttCAAGCAACGCTAGCAAACCCATCAggtcaaacatttttaattcgTTTTACTACTTTGTCACCATCAATGATAGTAGTGCCTGGATCAATTCGTTTGCTTTACAATGTTGTTCTCACTAGAGGTATAAATCTTACAAAAAGGCTTTTAGCAAATCTAGGTCgaagtaatattaataaacttacaaTAAGAATGCAATGTCATGAaatttaaagtacttttaaCTATTGTGATTATTGGAGTGCTCGGATTTGTTCTTACCTTAATCATTACGACCATGCTGATTCTAAATCTCTTTTAATATCTGGTTCAACAACAGGTGCTAATGCATCAATATCACTCGCATTTGGACGAGGCGTGCAATACAAAGCATTGCACGACTCTTAATTTTGAATTGTGTAATAGTCAAGGACCGTTTCACCCTTCATCATTTTCAGATCAACTTGAAtatgaaatagttttttctGACCGAAGTCAAGATATTATTTCAACTGATACTTCAGCTACTCCAGACTatgctttaaataatttagctcTGCAATATGAAGTTGTTGAAAATTAGCAGCTTGCAAAAGATATTGCTTACAGTAGCGTTTCACGTTTTTGACTTTCATTCGAGTGAATTGTTCGTCATCGACGTGTGCAAAGAGATTCAACCCAAACTTCATGGCTTTTCGATGTGAATAATGCatgcaattctttaaaacaCGTTTTAATTTACGCTCCACCATCTACCTCTTTTGCAAGACAACCAGAAAAGTAAAACTCAATGAATATCATTAGAATTGATGTTTTAATCAATGGACAGCCCaaataaactttattcaaaTGGAATGCAACTTTATCACCTTGTAAAAGAGTCTTATCGATGTCGTAGTGGACCAGCTCGCAATATTATTACTGAAACGAATATGTTAAATAGTAATGATAGTTTTCAAACTATAACACCTAATGGTTTTTATTTGTGTACCTAACAACTTTTGACATTTGTTTTCAGAAGCTGCTCCGACCTACATTTAAGCGGATCAGCGGATCAAACTTGTCAGTAGAGAACCAACAGACCGCTGAATTCATATATGATTTTTTCGCTTCAAATATGCTAAAATAtcctaataaattaaagtttagatAAGGTAAAGCAGAAAAAGTAAACTAATTACTTTTAttcgaaaacaaaaaatatacgtACAGCCTTTTGGTTCTCGACTTATTAGCTATGCACTttgtttttcattcaaatgaagttttaaaaaagctcGGGTATGCTTATGCAAAAtgattttgctttattaaagttttttgaagattttattgatatattatgttttgtaaatttaaatctctatatcaaaaaaaatatatatatataattatgattttttgttttaatggtttaaattgttaaaagaggaaaaaatttaatttaagcttaaaaaatgtaaaccatTTAAATGCATCAAATAAGCACTATCGAGATAATTATCTCGATTTCTATATTTGAATATAGAAACATGCGTAATGTATAGTAAAGATCCACAATATGCTtacataaacttgtttttaacaaaaatctgAGCcaagctcaaaaaaaaaacatttactttttattttcttgataaaaaatttataaatgtttgtattcatactcagggccgccgagagcctTCAAGCCGCCCgggacaaaacctttttttggcGCCCTTATAGATTTCGCTTCATATAAATACTTAACATTGAAGCAAGAAAATACAGTATGCCTTTATAgctactttaactttatttcattttttgctaaCTAACCACAGCATAAACAATTcctaacttaaataaaattttcgagCTTTTTTCGaggcaaaattataaattacttCATCAAATGACAATGATTTCGCGAGATCATTTTCAATAGACAACATCATAAGATTTAAAAGTTGCTCTTGTCCCATGGTGGCTCTGAAGTGGTTTTTTATAATCTTAAGTTTACTAAAAGATCTTTCACCCTCTGCAACGGATATTGGCATTGTGTGAAAGATGCGCAAAAGTATGCATATCGACGGGAAAATTGGTTGTAAGCCTTtggaatatatttgatttaaaagattgAGAGAGTTGCCTCTATTGAAAAAGGAAGATGTTTTCAACTGGTCAAAGTGACAAGTTTCCTCAACAAGATCATCTTCTTTAACGTCATTTGAATAGAATTTTGTAAGTTGACGAGCATTGTCATCTTGTAAAGAAGGGTCATCAGACTGAAGCTAGATAAAGAAAAACTGAGAAGAAACCTTTTTGACCACATTAAATCTTGATTGAATTTGTAGAATTATGTGGTCCAATGCCACGTTGAAAATACTTACTTCAAAATTCTTTTCTGTATTGTCGAGGTAGTGGGCTATATTTGATGGTTCCTCGTGGAATTTTTTCACTCTTCTTGTGCGTTTCACTTTAAATTCTGTATCAAAGCCTAG
The nucleotide sequence above comes from Hydra vulgaris chromosome 09, alternate assembly HydraT2T_AEP. Encoded proteins:
- the LOC136085192 gene encoding uncharacterized protein LOC136085192, whose amino-acid sequence is MLNQAKSLGKFFKSFESVVLLTIWYKTLQNIDGVSRCVQSESITIEEEVILIQHLLDDLGRIRSLWNCILTEAKLVAGNLGFDTEFKVKRTRRVKKFHEEPSNIAHYLDNTEKNFELQSDDPSLQDDNARQLTKFYSNDVKEDDLVEETCHFDQLKTSSFFNRGNSLNLLNQIYSKGLQPIFPSICILLRIFHTMPISVAEGERSFSKLKIIKNHFRATMGQEQLLNLMMLSIENDLAKSLSFDEVIYNFASKKARKFYLS